From the genome of Magnolia sinica isolate HGM2019 chromosome 12, MsV1, whole genome shotgun sequence:
CATCACCTAAACTCCCTTCCTTTTACAGCATTCCAAACATTTTCTCACCATTCTTGAGTTGGGTTTCTCAAATTCAATCCAAACAATCCTCCTACTGCTCCAAAGATCCAAGATTTCTACATTCATAACATTACATTCTGTCTTTTCCTCTATAGACCAAAATGCAGCTCCATATTTCTCCGAGCTTGCGGCACGTAACAGTTTTACCAGGCAAAGGAGTCAGGGATTTCATCAAAGTGAAGGTTGGATCGCGGCGTGTTTCTTATCGGATGGTGTTCTATTCATTGCTGCTGTTGACATTCTTGCTTCGGTTCGTGTTCGTGTTGACGGCCATGGATACGATCGACGGAGAAACGAAATGTTCGTCGATAGGTACGATGCAATGGGTGTATTTGTTTTTTGTATTCTCATTTGTTCTTTGGTTTAATCTATAAATGCATGGATTTtcagtaatggaagacaatatcTTATTATATTCTGAGATTTGGAGTATAGTGTATAAATGGTAAAAAAATAGATGTTTCCTATGTATAGAAACTATAGAGTATAACTGGGTCTATAAATGTCTACATCAATCTGAACCTCCCATTTGATTGGCCAAAATCAAGAACACTCGTACTGATGGAAATCTATCATAAGAACTCTAAAATACTAGTTTGACTCAGCTGAGTTCAGACGACTCGACCAGACTTCGTCAAGACGGAAAACTCGGCAGTCAATAGGGTTAATTTGTTCCACCTGACTCGATGATACTCAGCACAACTTGGATTTTTTTAAATCAATATCTGCTGCTAATATTATCGAGTCCTGGTATTTCAATGGAGTTCCAGTCAATGAAACTCAAGAGTaactccttttttttaaaaaaatttttaaaatgtcTTTTTAAAAATATCTACTTAAGTTAGAGTGTATGGAATGGTCTTAACCATCTTAGAATTGGATTTTAATAAACAGGAAGCTTTAAATTAGTAGAATTTGTAGGCTATGATCAATCGAGacaagtggcccattgtgatggtttgATGTACAGGCACTTGCTAAAAAGGACTATATATTTAGCTATGGCAAATGAGGAATGTTATGTAATTTAATTGTTTTATGTAATAAAAATAATCATCAGCTTGTGTTGACTATATCCCCTCCTTTATTTACACTCACATTCAATACCACTAAAAAGCACTAATGATAAAGATAGCATTGAAAATAATGATTATACCGGTACTAGTGAGTTTTGTCGACCTCACTTGCATGTGTGTGCCACCACATATCATGGAAATTCATTGGGAGATTCTAAGATTTTGTCCTTCTCTTGCCATGTGATCagaaaatcttgctgaaaataaaatattgaaaGTATTTgttgtaaattaataaataagttatatatatatatatatatatattttaaatgagTAAAATTGAATAAATTTaagattttaaatatttattttcttcACATTGTGATAATTAACTTTGAGATATAATAGGGAAGAATTAAAActgccaatattttgaaaatatggAGATTTCCTCATGATATAATAGTGAAAAATTAAAAcagccaaaaattaaaaaatcttgcAATGTCCTCGCTATAATATCATTTTATGAATTTTCCACAAAAATATACCGATATATACTTCCAAAGTTCAGATATGTTTGTCACAGTTCATGAATCTGGCCTggttgatgagtggattggccttaTTCCCAGATAGGGCCACATAGATATCAAATGTTTGAGAtcaaaaataagatgtgtatacCTCCCATCACCAACAAATGTGATGATGGCCCATTCTGGATTTGAATTAGCCCTGGCATTTTATTGATTATTCTAGCAGttgcaaaggaaaaaaaaagattattcTAGCAGTCTAAGCCACAAACCTTTGCTTGTTGGAGAaacactttttaaaattttattttatttgtgaaaTGCTGATTGAACAATCATGTCATGTAATTTGCAATATGCAACAATTCTATAAATTATCTCTAGTGTTGGATAACCATCCTCAAATGAAAAGATGATAGATTGAACGGATCACGAAAATTTCTCCTGAATTATAGTCTGGTCAATCGGTTGCAGCGCCCACCAAAAGGAGCATCCATGCCATTTGTCGATTCACCACGTGTATTGGAAAGGTTACAGCAGTTCATAGATGGGTTTTGAAAGAGTGGATTTATCTGTATTATAGGTAGTATACATCCAAGCTTTTAAACTCTCATATTACATTTAAAGTTGATAAAATATGGGTAACATATTATTTTCTAACAACTACTAACTCATGCATTTGGATCACACTTGTGCGGTTTAAAAGCTAGAATGTATACTAGTTATGATGAACATGTACATTTATGCATTGTAGCAATGTATGCTTTCATTCAACCGTTGGATCCTATTTAATATGTATGATTTGATATGGTAAATGCCAATTTTCTTATTAACTATCACATGGCATATCAGTGGTCTACTTGGAGTAATTTAATCTTCTTAAAGTAAGGTTGTGTCTTAGCTATGATGCATATGAGTACACCCTATCAAGCCTTAACAAAAAGATTGAGAATTTTCACATGTTTTATTAttgtaaaaattaaataaataaggtaaatttatttaaattaattaaatttttttttgataaCAAAAACAATATTTAATTGAATAATTCTAACTTTGTATTGTTCTTGAATTCATGTAGGATGCGTTGGGAAAAGATTAGGACCAAGGTTTTGGGGAAGAAGGCTTGAATCAGCAGTAATCTTCAAAATCCAAATTCTAAAAATTGTATTTAAATCCTAATAACAAGGTTTTAGATAAGAAGGCTTTTTCAATAGTTTAGTAGTCCAACCTACAATCCTATTGCTAGTCCCTCCGGACTTAtgccacacgtggggcccacctttggcaATCAAAACGGTTCATTTTCTGGGCCTTGCTATAGATTGCAATTCTGatgtgaaaaaaaaatgtaccCATTGGTCAATCTCAACCGTTCAAGTAATGGAATTTTGGTGGTTGGATGTGAATGGTTCGCAAATCCCAGCCGGTCCACCAATTGTTATAAGTgttactttagaatcataagcttGGATTCAAAACTCGACTCGACCGAGTCGGGTGACTCAGCTGGGtgattggtggggtccatacagatGTGTTGGGCTGAGGCTGAGTCAGCTGGGATAGTTCGCATCTGACTCATCCGAGTCACCAATCCATGATCATGAATGTGATGGCTTACCAAACCTTTTGGTGCATCTACAATGGATGCCCTGCGGACTATAGTTTGGTGTACTCGTGCGAGTTACCCATCCTTTTCGCTGTTTGTAAATTTGAAAAGGTGAATTTGTTGTTGTTGATAAATGTTGAAGGTACCGGAAGAGATCTATAGAGTTTTGGAAGAAAGCGGGAGCACCGAAATAAAAGGTAGTACGGCGGATGTCCCACAATCACTTGAAGAGTTTGTAGCTGAAATGAAGAGCAACAGATCTGATGCTAAAACCTTTGCTTTAAGGCTAAAAGCTATGGTAAATCTGATTCTCTCTTTCGTTCTTTCGTTTGATGTAAGCTAGTCAAAGTGAAACCATTTCTAGCCATTGATAGGAGGATCCTTGGTGATCATAACGGTCCACTGTAGGAATTTTAACCATTTGTTGATATTCCTCCAATCCATGGCTAAGATCATCTGAATGGTATGCTATCTATGGTACggtgaaacagatgaacggcctggatctcatATGCATGCGCTAGATGTGTATAGATATGGAGTGCTTTATAACTAATTTAGATCTTAGAATCCCTTCTAACGGATCTTGTTGTGGATATAGATCAACCTTCCGGATTCTAAGGTGTAGATTCTTTATCTTTGGATTCAAACtgatctgaccatcagatggtCCACATGTGTGCATTGAATGTAAAGCGTTGATTAGTctcatctgaaccattcattcctCTTCTTTATGAAAAAGGCATccaccaagtggggcccactcgagtaAGGCTTAGATCAAGGACAGGCAGTCCCATAGTTTGAAATAGCATTTTAAAAGTGCCACTGGCATTAAGCCTAGAAGTGGGCCTGGCCTGGGCCCATCAAAATCGAAAATATGAGAATGGATCCATCTAGAAGACCTTGCCGGATAGTTCAAAATTGAGGCCCGGGTCCAGCCCATTGCTGGACTGAGATGGAGACTGAAACCAGTACTACTAGCTTATGTTTCACGTTTTagcattttaatcatgtttcaatCTAGTGGGCCACCTCAATGCTACTGAAACAAGAGGATACTgatactgaggtcttggcatcgattgaGGATACTgatactgaggtcttggcatcgattccctaggaAGGGTGGCTAAAAGAGGAGTGTGAACTGaccgtgggtgtactaacaagttttttttctttattatttatttatttattattattattattatttttaacaaaaaagaaaaaaaaccagtCCTCACCAGGGGAGGGATTCTCAATCGAGGTACCTGGCTGGGAACGAGGGTGAGATCCTGACCGTGGggtaccaccttgatgtatcgattgtatatccatgctgtccatcagtttttttcagattattttagaacatggtctcaaaaataaagcagatacaaatttcaggtggaccacaccacaggaaacagtggtcattgaacacctaccattaaaaacttcctatcatccaccatcatgtttactgacaatccaacctcttcataaggtcacatcgacctagatgaaagaaagaaaaaaaaaacaaatatcagcttgatccaaaacttttgtggctcacaaaaggtttttaatgatcaataaccactgtttcctatggtgtggcccacctgaaacttatatctgcttcatttttggtaacatatcctaaaataagctgttaaaacagattaacggtgtagatattGGTAATAATACTTCAGGCCAATAAAATCTTTGGGCCTTTTCTATATAAGCTTGGCCTGCATGCCGAGTTGACTTGActgagtctgagtcaactcggacgaGTTAGCAATCATACTTCAATTTCTAACCACCCATTTCACTCAGGTCACTCTCCTAGAACAGAAGACTCGGACAGCCAAAATCCAAGAATATCTATACCGCCACGTGGCATCCAGCAGCATCCCCAAACAACTCCACTGCCTAGCCCTTAGGTTAGCCAACGAACACTCCAACAACGCCGGCGCACGCCTCCCTCTCCCTGCGCCGGAGTGCGTACCGTACCTCGTCGACAACTCTTTCTTCCACTTCGTCCTCGCCTCCGACAACGTCCTTGCAGCCTCCGTCGTCGCCGCCTCTCTAGTCTCCAACTCCCTCCGCCCCAACAAGGTCGTCCTGCATTTAGTTACAGACCGAAAGACGTAtgcaaccatgcatgcatggttctCGTTACACCCGTTAAACCCGGCTATCATCGAAGTGAAGGCGTTGCACCATTTCGATTGGTTTTCGAAAGGACGGGTCCCTGTTTTGGAAGCAATGGAGAAAGATCAACGGGTCCGATCTCAGTTTCGAGGTGGGTCATCAGCGATTGTAGCGAATGCGACTGAGAAACCGTATGTGATTGCGTCTAAGTTGCAAGCGTTGAGTCCGAAGTATAACTCGGTGATGAATCATATACGTATACATCTACCAGAGGTGAGGATTTCAAGCTAGCTATTTCATTATGTGAGGTTTGTTAAGCCCACACGCGTTTAGAGCTGTGTTCATCTAGAGCCGAGTCACGACTCAGTTTGACTCGGTTTAAATAGGTCTGACTCAGTCAGGTTGAATTATTCATGGTGTGGATCACTGATTAGATATTCTGGTTATAAAATCAGGAGGTTTTGATTCCTGAGGAGTCAAATGGACGGCTAATATCTGTCCATGCGTTTGTTTTGTACAACGTGGCCCAAATGAGGAGTCAAATGCACTGAttttagggaaacggattggctactccccctgccatcagccaatagctgatggtcggtgctctgtgggacccaccatgatgtatttgtttcatccatgccgtccatctatttttttagatcattttatagtatgagaccgaAAATTAaatacaatacaaatatcaagtggaccacattacaggaaacagttttgaatgaacgttgaccattaaaaagtttttgggggccataaaagatttagatcaagcttatctttgttttttccattcatctgggtctgtatgacctaatcaaatgtcaaataaacaatacagtgggccttagtaggattttaatggtggatatccaatcactattgttttcctgtggtgtggtccacctgagatttatatccctctccgTTTTGGTattaagctctaaaattatctttaaaaatggatgaacggaatggatgaaacacatacatcactgtagggtccacagagcaccgaccaccagcccggtGGTCTCCTATTTTAGGCGGGAAGATCTATGTGGGCCGGTAAAGATGGAACGCTTGGTCTTGCACACGTGTCTTTTTTGGCACGTGTGCTTGGATGTGGATGGTCAATGCTCTATGTGCCTACGGGCTCAACAAACCTATATCTAGAGAAGAGAAGACGTGCCAGGTTAGCACCTGATGGTGCAAAGGCTAGAATGGGGGTAACACCTTAGCAGGTGTTGACCttactatgggcccaccttgatgatatgttttatatccacgccgtccatctgtttttccagcctaTTTTAGGATGTTTTTACCAGAAATtaagaagatcaaaatctcaggtggaccacaccacatgaaacagtggtgtttgagtgcctcaccattttTGCCCATCTTAAGGTTTTTTAACTTTTATTTACCAGGTTTTTAATAATGTCAAGAAtaactggatgaaggtaaaatacaaatatcagcttcatccaaagcttttgtggctcacaaaatgtttttaatggttatttatcatttcttttttctagtggtgtggtctcccttagatttggatcttcttaaggtttgggattgAGCTGTAAACGgagatggaaaaacatatggacggcaatGATATACAAATAaaagcatcaatgtgggccccacacggttagggttACACCTGCTAaagtgttacccgagtaacagcTAGTCCGCTGATTCCGCTctggacggacgcggatttcgttTATGGGCCAGGCCCAGGACCATATAAATCAAAATGTACAATAGATGCAGCCCAACAGTTGAAAACATGGGCCCGAATCAAGTTCCTGGCCCACCCATTCCTAGCCTTTCATTATTTCATTCTTGTATTTGAGAAGCTAACATTTCTAGAAATTTTGAACAATGCAGCTGTTTCCTAGCCTCAAGAAGGTAGTCTTCCTCGACGACGATATCGTCATCCAGAGCGATCTGTCGCTGCTGTGGGACATCGATCTCGAAGGAAACGTTAATGGGGCCGTGGAAACATGCAGTGGCGACGACAAGTTCGTCATGTCGAAGAGACTCAAGAGCTATTTGAACTTCTCCCATCCCTTGATTGCAGAAAACTTCAATCCCGATGAGTGCGCGTGGGCCTATGGGATGAATATCTTTGATCTTGATGCATGGAGGAAGACAAATATAAGCCAAACATACCATTATTGGCTTCAAAAGGTAAGCTAAATATCATTGAAGATTCTATTTTGGGTCTGGGCCAACAATCACAGGCCCACCAAAATAGTGGAGGCCCACAAAAATACTGGCTGGTCATGGGCCTTTAAAGCTAGGCTTACAAGTATCCAATGTAATTGGAGATTTActaagcccacacgtgtgtgCAGCTGTCTTCATTACATGCCAGTGCACATACTATTGTGTCGCACGTGCAAGGTCTGAAcagttcatcgggtgggccacagtgCATAGAATCAATGAACGGTCAGAGGGGACACCTTAATGGACTGCTCAGATCTTCCACACGTATGCCATATCGGAAAATGCAAAGGCGTGCTTAGAGGAGCAGGTGAATACATGCATGTGGGCATAACCTCCCGTTTTCTATCTTCCTCCTGGATACATGGGGACACATAGACAGTCCAAtatatcaatctgaaccgtccattaggccCAAACCGTCCGGGTCGAACAATTCAACGGTTAGAAGGGAAAACATGTGCGATGGAGCAGTCCCAATCCGTAAACGGGTCATATAGTGACTAGATCCTGAAAGGCCACGGGTTCGGGTCAAAACGGGTCCGACCTGCCTGTCGGGTCTGGGTTTTGAGAACATCGTACATACCTGAAATATCAAACTGAGCATTTATCATGATACTCCCAAAAAAAGCAAGATGTGGACTTGGGCTTACTGTGAtatattttccttaaatccacaccgttcatccattttgacaactaattttagtgcatgatctcaAACACGAAGAAGATCCAAAAATCTTAGGTGACCATACCACAATAAACAGTCGTAACTGACACCCAACATTAAAAAttcaccatccaacccgttgataactttcgtggcccacgagaagtttttaatagtccatTACAACTGTTTCccgtgttatggtccacctgagatttaaatctgctgatcccaaaaataaattttgaaaacgaacggacggcatggatataagccacatacatcacggtgggtcccacccaccacgGATCCACGGCTAGAAAAATATCAATcaggctgtccatttgttttgaacaCTGCCTACTTTACGAGCAAGATTTCAAGAATAGGGTGAGTGGGGCCCATATCAGCCCTAACTCGACTCAGGACCAAACGAGTCGATCACAGCCGCAAATCTTTTCATGATTATTGGGCCAGATGATCTAAACAACGTggcccatcatagaaaaagcttagACCTTTTGAACATGCATCATATTATCTTTTCACAATTTCTTTTGGCATCATATTATCTTTTCACAatttcttttagattttttttttttttcatttggttttcttgttTATCACAGAACTTGAAAGAAGACCTGAGCCTGTGGCAATTAGGAACATTGCCACCGGGTTTGATCGCATTCCACGGCCACGTTCATATCATCGAGCCTTTCTGGCACATGTTAGGTCTTGGATATCAAGATAACACTAGCGTCGTAGAAGCTAAAAGCGCCGCCGTTATTCATTTCAACGGCCGTGCTAAGCCGTGGCTGGAGATTGCATTCCCGAAGCTCAGGCCTTTGTGGGCGAAATACGTAGATTTCTCCGATAAGTTCATCAAAACATGCAAAATCACAGCTTCTTAGCACGCTCacgaggaagatgaagatgaagaagatgagacGACGACTACGGAGGatgttcatatatatcagaaaaaaGGGCCTGAGAGTGCTCGACTTCTTGTGTGAGATAAAGAAAGAAATTGGAGAAGAGAAATGGGTCCTTCTTTGTGTTATGGAATTGCATTCCATTCCCTTCAAagctatgctttttttttttttttttgtttactaCACAGAGAGAAGATTTCTAGAGTTTTTGGGCTAATCCAATTTTGGATTTCTATGCAATGGAGAGGAAGTCATCGTTGTATACAAGATTGCAATCGAAGCATAACGTCAATAACTTTGATCATTTGATCCTGGCCATCCACACACATGAAAACGTGCTAATGTGGTACATTTGTGCAAGAACTGGCTTTCCATCGGGTGGATAGAGAAAAAATTGTCTTAGCTGTTCATTTTCTTGTCCACTTGAGGAATGGAAGGGCACTCTCTTTAAGCTATAAGAtccaatcagtgggccccacatgatgtacgcaTCAAATTTAGCAGAGCTATGCTATATTGTCATGTGTTCTTGCATGTGAATAGCAGGGCCCTGCGTACGTTTGTGTTTAGCATATCTTCATCATGTGCATAGACCATGCAGCGCTTGTATTTAAAGTTCAGCAAACTTATAATTATTATTGTGTGTTATGCATTAAACctttgaaaatggaaaaagatACAAGATAAATAGAAAATTCTCAGATGAATGCAAATATACGCATACATGTACACACATGTGCACCAAAATCCCAGGTCATCATTACATGCATTATTAATTTTCATTTAGTATCTCATAAGGGATTTCTGTGATCACATATAAGGAAGATCAATCTGAGTCTATAAACCAAATTGCTATGGTATTTATCGTATATCATTTTCTAATTATCTGATAAACTATCAACCAACAAAACCCCTATTTAAAAAAGCATATACGATGGACAAAAACTAATAAACTTTATGTGTTTATATGTTCTTAGAATCTCCTCTCTTTTTCTAggctttatctatttatttattattttttttatctctCATCTGTTTTTCTTCTGTTTCCCTTTGAGTCAATCCCTCAAACTCTCTCTCAACGAAAATTTAAGGTCATTACAACTGAGTCTTCAACACCTTACACCTTTAGAGAAGCACTGTGATGGGAATGAAAGCTTTTGTTGTACGTAGACTCAAGGATTGAGCCCTATTTATATAACTTAGAGGGTTGAggggtttgaaacccatcaaaacttctctccctaaggctccacacgaatttgatAATCCTAGTCCAACTTAAACACTTTGTAGCGCATTACTCCTTACGCGATTTTAGATGTATCAGAGCTGAGTGGAGTCCATTGGTATTTTCGATCACACCATCCAATCCTTAGGGCAATCCAAACTCTTGaccaataaggcccaccttatagaattcttatagATATACCATTGTGAATACAACACTTTGAACCATGGTTTCCACGTGTGCAAGTATATGTGCACACCGCAAAGCCGAgcacacattcatcaaggtgagccccgccGTTATAGATGGATTCTTGACTCAACCAAAGGGTTGGGTCCTCTCATCTCCCCCTCCCTCtcttatttataaataaataaatgtaggGTAATAGAAATGACTACCATTTTGAAGGTAGCGGAAAAGGAGTGGCcatatgcggcccaccttgatgtatgatttgcaTATCAACGGCGTCCATAcgtttcccagctcattttagggaatgagcccagaaatgaagcaaatccaaatctcatgtggaccacaccatatgaaacaattgtgATCGATTATTAAAACTCCTCGTGggcacaaaaagttttggattaagcataatatttctctttcatctaggtctgtttaaccttatcaacaggttggatagcaaataatcAAGatggtgggctctaggaagtttttattggtgggcatCCAATAttatcaccaatgtttcctatgttgtggtctacCATCTTACTACAGTTTATATGAGTGGCAACAACCCTATGAACGGTTAGGGtggcatacaaacatcaagggcctccaggaatgtttcaatggtgtacATTTTAAATCTTgctttttcgtgtggtgtggccaacCCGAGTTTTTGATCTGCCTGTTTTTTTAGATTACTGTCGTTTTGTGGTCCTTAGAAActgatagacggagtagatttgtcacaggAATCTCTACGAGCCTCACATAGCTTCCGACTGCAGGAACTTCCCCTGTTGGGGGCACAGGCAACTCCCATCCTCTGAATACTCTACTCTGAAACATGGCCCCCTATTTTGCAGACCGCAAACCTAATGTCCTTATGGCATTGGACCTTATTCCAATTCTCAGAGACACATACATGAAGTGTATGAATTCTCCTCTGTGTTATAAAATACTAATTTCTGATTTTCCAAGACAATTAAGGCAACAATCCCATTCTTTGTCACCTATTGCTAATGGTTTTCCACACGCAAACTGGACCGTGCACACGCAGGACTACGTTCCAGTATGAAATAgttgtgcaagatctgagctttccatcaggtcaCTTACACCGTTTGgatcttcttttttaaaattcagGCCTTTTCACACCTCAGATGGACCACAGAATACAAAACAAATCAACAGCTACAAAAATTTCTAACGGTGCACCACATCTTCTGGCCCACCTGAGAAGTAGAAAGCCCTTTTGTTTAGAGGCAGATGATCTAAGCATTATTTCCAATATGAagagctcagatctcacacattgGCACGTGCACCTGTGCATGGTATTAGAGAGAACCTCTCCATTTCCAAACCATTAGAAGCTGTCATGAAATGCTGTTACCTGTATTTTCTTCTAAAACAATGTTAATAAAGATAAAAACATCTTAATCTCCCTTCCCTTATAAATATCTTCTCTATGCATCAACTTCAAGTGTACCAACTTCATAGACCAAAATGGCTAAGTCTCATGCACCAATAGCCCTAATCACATTAGTGAAATTGCTTGTGCTATTTTTTGTCATGACCATGATGGGTGGCTTGGATGGCCAGATCTTGGGCCCAAAGGAGACCCACATGGTATTCTACCTTCAAGATTGGGAGACTGGTAATGCGACCTCCGTCCCGGTGGCTGGGACCAACGGCACCCTATCGAGCGTCCTAAACTTTGGAACCATCATGGTGGTGGACGATGCCGTAACAGACGGCCCAGATCGGCAATCGAAGCAAGTTGGACGGGCACAAGGGATCTACGTGAACTCAGCCTTGGATGGATCCGATCTCCACCTTCTATTCTCTGTTGTCTTTACCAATGAGAAGTACAATGGTAGCACTCTAGAAATCCAAGGGGCTGATAGGTTCTTTCTGAAGTATAGGGAGGTTTCTGTGGTTGCTGGGACTGGCTTGTTCCGTTATGCTCAGGGCCATGCAGTCTTAGAGACGGTCTATCTGGATCTTCCCACTCTCAATGCAGTGATCAAGTTCAATGTCACCGTCCATCATTATTGATTTTGGTCATTATGTTGGCTAATGTTAATATATGAAATAATTACCTTTCAAGTTCTATAATAAATTTGGGATTTTTACGCCAAAATTCCTCGAGGaattggattttaccaaatagtgaATACTATTACAAGAGAAACCACGTTGCTgccctctttcttcttttttctttacaataaattgaaaagttgaaagtTGTAGCATATGCAGTATGTGTCTCACATTCAACTCATCTAATATGCACACCAACATTATTATTGGACAAACAAAAAAATATGATAGATCCAATCATAAAGTGGAccaatttataaaaaataatgta
Proteins encoded in this window:
- the LOC131221522 gene encoding probable galacturonosyltransferase 12 → MQLHISPSLRHVTVLPGKGVRDFIKVKVGSRRVSYRMVFYSLLLLTFLLRFVFVLTAMDTIDGETKCSSIGCVGKRLGPRFWGRRLESAVPEEIYRVLEESGSTEIKGSTADVPQSLEEFVAEMKSNRSDAKTFALRLKAMVTLLEQKTRTAKIQEYLYRHVASSSIPKQLHCLALRLANEHSNNAGARLPLPAPECVPYLVDNSFFHFVLASDNVLAASVVAASLVSNSLRPNKVVLHLVTDRKTYATMHAWFSLHPLNPAIIEVKALHHFDWFSKGRVPVLEAMEKDQRVRSQFRGGSSAIVANATEKPYVIASKLQALSPKYNSVMNHIRIHLPELFPSLKKVVFLDDDIVIQSDLSLLWDIDLEGNVNGAVETCSGDDKFVMSKRLKSYLNFSHPLIAENFNPDECAWAYGMNIFDLDAWRKTNISQTYHYWLQKNLKEDLSLWQLGTLPPGLIAFHGHVHIIEPFWHMLGLGYQDNTSVVEAKSAAVIHFNGRAKPWLEIAFPKLRPLWAKYVDFSDKFIKTCKITAS
- the LOC131220166 gene encoding dirigent protein 2-like, which encodes MAKSHAPIALITLVKLLVLFFVMTMMGGLDGQILGPKETHMVFYLQDWETGNATSVPVAGTNGTLSSVLNFGTIMVVDDAVTDGPDRQSKQVGRAQGIYVNSALDGSDLHLLFSVVFTNEKYNGSTLEIQGADRFFLKYREVSVVAGTGLFRYAQGHAVLETVYLDLPTLNAVIKFNVTVHHY